In the genome of candidate division KSB1 bacterium, one region contains:
- a CDS encoding T9SS type A sorting domain-containing protein → MYIRFWQIVWAGLFLITTGTVASQYQFHPTASFLGTHDYERVGYHIHSAGDVNGDGYADFLIGTFHNKTNGYNAGAVYLILGRAEANWGYNVSLLNADARFLGAKAYEAAGYFVGGQGDVNGDGLGDILIGAEDGFIYVVLGRQSANWGRDFVLYDYADARYDAEQDEDGAGMSVAIIGDLNGDGYDDFICGAPFHDYDGDDTGKAYIILGKASGWQRGVNLSQANASFYGTKNSGLVGYCVDGVGDVNKDGIPDFAIGARGEGKVYLFFGRRSVNWGKNCDVGTADVIFTSEQYGNYTGWRVSGAGDVNGDGYDDFLIGAPYHDENDRENGKVYLILGRTSGWKTQLAEADASYYGEGLDDEAGWDTQGAGDVDGDGYDDFLIGAWYNDANGTDAGKLYLIRGKPSGWQPNVPLATIQDYFVGEHAGDYAGFSCATAGDVNGDGLPDIITSATYYSEAYYWGGIIYLFASNNTKITVTAPNGGETWTIGNNYHITWSSSHTSGSVKLEYSPNNGGTWKTIVGSTPDDGDFLWTIPDDPTTSCLVRITDTDGDPSDVSDATFSITPTNYTLTMAVEPIDAGTTDPPPGNHSYGSGSVVTIIAIPATGYNFDHWSGDVADSHNDTTTVMMNANKTITAHFVPKLIPPITDLRASQQWTRILLEWSPVAGATGYNVYRGTSYDFLPDKTNGSNRIATNVSDQDPNTNGIQWLDNGAGVRLVGDVNINYFYRVTALVGSESDPSNLAGEFDYKLSTTSTTDINHLVVIMHTQGTRKPIATAEDLAQAIPYCTDVYCWDAATQGLTGHVKGLPFNNFPIAPGYPYMINVSKDTIWTIAGSYSDTCFQLINTNGTDINLIGVPLSKSNLTTADQLGQDIPNCSDVYVWDVTTQALIGHVVGLPFNDFSVQAGHAYFVNVTSETTWPASCQGSGISASSIDPIQSLPTFQKGSAQSGNGVPHTIYGRLIYPSDVHISSADLRINVVWRRNGDQKFVSDPLGSGNDGKYWWVMVPNFLPTWQPGDTLIIEIFQSDERYRGVTQVILSDAGSDDAGTVHLNKNNDTDNGSIAQSAMPYRFHLWQNSPNPFNPETAINFECSSPAPVKIKIYDVAGRLVTTLVDGELAAGYHRVVWDGRDHKGEFVSSGIYFCRMETGDYFGTIKLLLTR, encoded by the coding sequence CGCGGGCTATTTCGTCGGCGGACAAGGCGATGTGAATGGTGATGGGCTTGGCGATATCTTAATTGGAGCAGAGGATGGTTTTATTTACGTCGTTTTAGGTCGCCAGAGTGCGAACTGGGGACGCGATTTCGTGTTATACGATTATGCCGATGCCCGCTATGATGCAGAACAAGACGAGGACGGGGCCGGTATGTCCGTGGCGATTATTGGCGATTTGAACGGCGATGGGTATGACGATTTTATCTGCGGTGCGCCATTTCATGACTACGATGGGGATGATACTGGCAAAGCTTATATCATTCTGGGAAAAGCCTCTGGCTGGCAGCGCGGCGTCAATTTAAGTCAGGCAAATGCCTCCTTTTACGGTACAAAGAATAGCGGTCTGGTCGGCTATTGCGTGGATGGAGTTGGTGATGTCAATAAAGATGGCATCCCTGATTTTGCCATTGGGGCGCGTGGTGAGGGCAAGGTCTATTTATTCTTTGGTCGTCGCAGCGTTAATTGGGGAAAAAATTGCGACGTCGGAACTGCGGATGTGATTTTTACGTCGGAGCAATACGGTAACTATACTGGTTGGAGGGTGTCCGGTGCTGGCGATGTCAATGGCGATGGATATGACGATTTTTTGATCGGTGCGCCATATCATGATGAGAATGATCGGGAAAATGGAAAGGTTTATCTGATTTTAGGCAGAACCAGCGGCTGGAAAACCCAGCTCGCTGAGGCCGATGCATCTTATTATGGGGAGGGACTGGACGACGAAGCCGGCTGGGATACTCAAGGTGCTGGCGATGTCGATGGGGATGGTTACGATGATTTTTTAATTGGTGCTTGGTACAATGATGCCAATGGCACCGATGCTGGAAAGCTGTATCTGATCAGGGGCAAACCCTCTGGTTGGCAACCCAATGTGCCACTGGCGACAATTCAAGACTATTTCGTGGGAGAACATGCTGGAGATTACGCTGGATTTTCCTGCGCAACTGCCGGGGATGTCAATGGCGATGGCCTGCCAGATATCATAACATCTGCTACATATTACAGTGAGGCCTATTATTGGGGCGGTATCATCTATTTGTTCGCCAGCAATAATACCAAAATAACAGTCACTGCACCCAATGGGGGAGAGACCTGGACCATCGGGAATAATTATCATATCACGTGGAGCTCCAGCCACACCAGTGGCAGTGTAAAATTGGAATATTCTCCCAACAACGGGGGCACTTGGAAAACTATTGTGGGCTCTACCCCCGATGATGGGGATTTCCTCTGGACCATACCGGATGATCCGACAACTTCCTGTTTGGTAAGAATCACAGATACTGATGGTGACCCATCGGATGTCAGCGATGCGACCTTCTCAATTACACCGACCAATTACACGCTCACTATGGCAGTTGAGCCGATTGACGCTGGAACCACAGATCCCCCGCCTGGGAACCACAGCTATGGATCTGGAAGCGTGGTGACAATTATCGCCATTCCCGCAACTGGCTATAATTTTGATCATTGGTCGGGTGATGTCGCCGATTCCCACAATGATACTACAACAGTGATGATGAATGCGAATAAGACAATCACTGCCCATTTTGTTCCCAAATTAATCCCTCCGATCACCGATCTCCGGGCGTCCCAACAGTGGACCAGAATTTTATTGGAGTGGAGCCCGGTCGCTGGTGCAACTGGTTACAATGTATACCGCGGAACGTCCTATGACTTCCTGCCTGATAAAACGAATGGGAGCAATAGAATCGCAACGAATGTTTCGGATCAAGATCCCAATACCAACGGAATTCAGTGGCTCGATAATGGAGCTGGGGTGAGGTTAGTTGGGGATGTGAATATCAATTATTTTTATCGCGTCACCGCCCTGGTGGGCAGCGAATCCGATCCCTCTAACCTGGCAGGGGAATTCGATTACAAACTCAGTACCACCTCAACAACAGACATCAATCATCTGGTGGTTATCATGCACACCCAAGGGACCCGAAAGCCTATTGCGACTGCGGAGGATCTGGCTCAGGCAATCCCTTATTGCACAGATGTATACTGTTGGGATGCAGCAACTCAAGGGCTGACTGGACATGTGAAGGGCTTGCCCTTCAACAATTTTCCTATAGCGCCAGGCTATCCCTACATGATCAATGTGAGCAAGGATACCATTTGGACGATAGCGGGGAGTTATTCTGACACCTGCTTTCAGTTGATCAATACGAATGGGACTGACATCAACTTGATTGGAGTACCACTGAGTAAAAGCAATCTGACCACTGCCGATCAATTAGGTCAGGATATTCCGAATTGCAGCGATGTCTATGTTTGGGATGTCACCACTCAGGCGTTGATTGGACATGTCGTGGGGCTGCCGTTCAATGACTTCTCAGTCCAGGCAGGGCATGCCTATTTTGTCAATGTGACGAGTGAAACCACCTGGCCTGCTTCTTGCCAAGGTAGCGGAATCTCCGCATCCAGCATCGATCCAATTCAATCATTACCAACATTTCAAAAAGGATCAGCGCAATCAGGCAATGGGGTACCGCATACGATTTACGGACGACTAATCTATCCTTCAGATGTGCACATATCCTCGGCTGATCTGCGGATCAATGTCGTATGGAGACGAAATGGAGATCAAAAATTCGTCTCTGATCCCCTCGGCTCTGGAAACGATGGAAAGTATTGGTGGGTGATGGTGCCAAATTTTCTGCCAACTTGGCAACCAGGCGATACGCTTATCATTGAAATTTTTCAGTCAGACGAGCGATATCGAGGGGTCACCCAAGTAATTTTAAGCGATGCAGGTTCAGACGATGCGGGGACAGTGCACCTCAACAAAAATAACGACACGGATAATGGATCGATTGCTCAGTCTGCTATGCCATATCGATTCCATCTTTGGCAAAATTCACCCAATCCATTCAACCCTGAAACGGCGATTAATTTTGAATGCAGTTCGCCCGCTCCTGTCAAAATAAAAATCTATGATGTCGCTGGGCGTTTGGTAACGACCCTGGTCGATGGCGAATTAGCTGCTGGGTATCATCGAGTGGTCTGGGACGGCCGAGATCACAAAGGTGAATTCGTCAGCTCTGGTATCTACTTTTGCCGAATGGAAACTGGCGATTATTTTGGGACCATCAAATTGCTATTAACAAGATAA
- a CDS encoding FG-GAP-like repeat-containing protein, producing the protein MNWQPNWARVGIATSLLVILLTSLLQAQDPFVQITFSWEKVMASRGVSWADYDNDGYPDFYVSNGVTGYKQVNFLYHNNGDGTFTRVMTGPPVEDQYVTYGSSWGDYDNDGDLDLYVAVTTGTYDDPVINNCLYVNNGDGTFTKNTTAGPPVNERESTCAVGWGDYDNDGFLDLFIKNGTYPKQPNSLYRSNGDGTFTEIVGIPLVGNENATLVSRFAWGDYDNDGDPDLAIAGGDGENNAIWRNDGNNTFTKLVNQNGMSIIQGSYSSAPCWGDYDNDGDLDLFMSNYGKNGPAKNFLYRNDGNDVFTKIVDGDIVNEEKCSLGCAWGDIDNDGDLDLFVGNDIFFKNSLFINNGDGTFTKDTTSVVTDSSFTYGAAFADFNKDGFIDLFICREAKNILYQNNGPNNGNTNHWINLQCTGTNSNRAGIGAKVRVKATIDGQVRWQMREISAQNGYGSHDDLRAHFGLGDATLIDELIIEWPSGLVQTLTSVAVDQFLTIIESDQSEMIKITAPNGGEQFQAGNAHEITWQSHNISGTVKIEFSTDGGATWNLIADGEPDDGSYSWQVPHAPSENCRIRITDSDGSPFDVSDNPFTILPIMHVLTISVNPAETGTTDPSIGEHSYALGTVVTLIATSAEGYEFVNWSGDVADPNNDTTSVLIDGDKMVTANFKDSTTYLIIATPNGGEDWEVSSLHDITWSSNKTSGKVTIEFSADSAATWTVVADTTEDDGLFSWTIPNSLSNKCLVRVSDVDGHPTDISDTLFTISMPPFITVQSPNGGEDWEVGSVQQITWSSNKTSGTVKIEFSSDSAATWIDIVASTEDDGLFEWTIPSTPSARCLVRVTDSDGDPNDVSDAVFTISQVPFISLVSPNGGEDWKVGSVHDISWSSNKTSGKVTIEFSADSAVTWILVADTTEDDGIFSWTIPNSISSKCLVRVSDVDGDPVDVSNAVFSISPQSFQLKMVADPPEGGATEPAVGDHSFSDGSIVRVIAFPASGYVFLNWTGDVADPNNDTTTVTMNADKIVTAHFAAVPAAIADLRASVQGSHILLEWSSVDGATSYHVYRDTSYNFIPDRDHGSNRIATGITDEDPGTEGVQWTDTGHGAQIVGDVNRNYFYRVTAVSSVESEPSNLASEFDYQLVTTARTDINEIAVIMNTLKGRQPIRNAEELAQAIPYCTDVYYWDAAVQGIVGHVKGLPFNNFNVVPGYPYMINVTKDTVWTVAGSYADTSFHLITTSKTDINHIAVPLSKNYLTNAEQLGQDIPNCTDVYAWDAVNQGLIGHVVGLPFANFDVSVGHSYYVNVTADTVWPAPEKTAATSLLLSASGKSSKAVAKEVSKSGRAVPHTVYGRLIYPQDKTIRSEDLELCAWLAGHEGEVEAANPAGSGCDGEFWWVSVSSISPAWAVGDTLQIAIREKSGSYVGTTFVVLSDAGSDNAGVLRLDRASIAASAASTSLPEQFVLNQNYPNPFNPATLISFQLPEARTVTLKVFNLLGDEIRTLLNEKKQAGYHQISWDGKNDSGQEMPSGIYLIKIEAGEFRAYRKMVKIR; encoded by the coding sequence ATGAACTGGCAACCAAACTGGGCAAGGGTGGGAATTGCAACATCACTTTTAGTGATTTTGCTGACTTCATTGCTTCAGGCACAGGATCCTTTCGTTCAGATCACTTTCAGCTGGGAGAAGGTGATGGCCTCCCGAGGTGTATCCTGGGCAGATTACGATAACGATGGTTATCCCGATTTCTATGTCTCCAACGGGGTTACTGGCTATAAACAAGTGAATTTCCTCTATCATAATAATGGAGATGGAACATTCACTCGAGTCATGACGGGCCCGCCAGTCGAAGACCAATACGTTACTTATGGAAGCAGTTGGGGAGATTATGATAACGATGGCGATCTGGATTTATATGTCGCCGTCACTACTGGAACGTACGATGATCCTGTGATCAACAATTGTCTTTATGTCAATAACGGGGATGGTACATTTACGAAAAATACCACGGCGGGGCCTCCAGTGAATGAACGAGAATCAACCTGCGCGGTTGGTTGGGGCGATTATGATAACGATGGATTTCTAGATTTATTCATCAAAAATGGGACCTATCCAAAGCAACCGAATTCCCTATACCGGAGCAATGGAGATGGGACATTTACCGAAATCGTTGGAATCCCATTAGTGGGTAATGAAAACGCCACTTTGGTCTCGCGGTTTGCTTGGGGGGATTATGATAATGATGGAGATCCTGACCTTGCTATTGCCGGCGGTGATGGGGAAAACAACGCTATCTGGCGCAATGACGGCAACAATACCTTCACCAAGCTGGTGAATCAAAACGGGATGTCCATTATCCAAGGGAGCTACTCCTCGGCGCCTTGCTGGGGCGATTATGATAATGATGGTGATCTGGATCTGTTTATGTCCAATTATGGAAAAAATGGACCAGCAAAAAATTTCCTTTACCGAAACGATGGAAATGATGTCTTCACCAAAATTGTCGATGGCGACATCGTCAACGAGGAAAAATGCTCTTTGGGTTGCGCATGGGGAGATATTGATAATGATGGTGATCTCGATTTATTTGTTGGAAATGATATTTTTTTCAAAAACAGTTTGTTCATTAACAATGGAGACGGAACGTTCACGAAGGATACAACCAGCGTTGTGACCGATTCTAGTTTTACCTATGGGGCTGCCTTTGCCGATTTCAACAAAGATGGCTTTATCGATTTGTTCATTTGTCGCGAAGCGAAGAATATCCTTTATCAGAATAACGGTCCAAACAACGGCAATACGAATCATTGGATCAATCTGCAATGCACCGGGACGAATTCAAATCGAGCAGGCATCGGCGCGAAAGTAAGGGTCAAAGCAACGATCGATGGTCAGGTGCGTTGGCAAATGCGCGAAATTAGCGCCCAGAATGGTTATGGTAGCCATGATGATTTGCGAGCCCATTTCGGCCTCGGAGATGCCACCCTGATCGATGAACTGATCATCGAATGGCCCTCTGGGCTCGTTCAGACGCTCACTTCAGTGGCCGTGGACCAATTCCTGACTATTATTGAATCAGATCAGAGCGAAATGATCAAAATCACAGCTCCGAATGGGGGCGAGCAGTTTCAGGCAGGAAATGCTCATGAAATTACCTGGCAGTCCCACAATATCAGCGGCACGGTGAAAATTGAATTTTCTACCGATGGTGGGGCGACGTGGAACTTAATCGCCGATGGAGAACCAGATGACGGCAGTTATAGCTGGCAAGTGCCGCATGCGCCTTCAGAAAATTGCCGCATTCGAATCACCGACAGCGATGGTAGCCCGTTCGATGTTAGCGATAATCCTTTCACTATTCTTCCGATTATGCATGTGCTCACTATTTCTGTGAATCCCGCAGAAACGGGTACGACCGATCCATCAATTGGAGAACATAGTTATGCGTTAGGCACCGTTGTCACGCTGATCGCTACTTCGGCTGAAGGTTATGAGTTTGTCAACTGGTCTGGAGATGTCGCCGATCCGAATAATGATACGACATCTGTTTTGATCGATGGCGATAAAATGGTGACCGCCAATTTTAAAGATTCGACGACATATTTGATCATAGCGACTCCTAATGGTGGAGAGGATTGGGAGGTTAGTAGCCTGCATGATATCACCTGGAGCTCCAATAAGACGAGCGGCAAGGTGACAATTGAGTTCAGCGCCGACAGCGCTGCCACCTGGACCGTTGTCGCCGATACCACGGAAGATGATGGCCTATTTTCATGGACGATCCCGAACAGCCTCTCCAATAAATGTCTGGTGCGAGTGAGTGATGTAGATGGGCATCCCACGGACATCAGCGATACGCTATTTACCATTTCGATGCCGCCGTTCATTACGGTGCAAAGTCCGAATGGCGGCGAGGATTGGGAGGTCGGAAGTGTACAGCAGATCACTTGGAGTTCCAATAAGACCAGCGGTACTGTCAAGATTGAATTCAGTTCCGATAGCGCGGCTACCTGGATTGACATCGTAGCCAGCACTGAGGATGATGGTCTCTTTGAGTGGACGATTCCGAGTACGCCGTCAGCTCGATGCCTGGTTCGGGTGACGGACAGCGACGGCGATCCTAATGATGTCTCCGATGCAGTATTTACCATTTCGCAGGTGCCATTTATTTCGCTGGTATCCCCCAATGGTGGTGAGGATTGGAAGGTCGGGAGTGTGCATGATATTAGCTGGAGCTCCAATAAGACAAGCGGCAAGGTGACAATCGAGTTCAGCGCTGATAGTGCAGTCACTTGGATTTTGGTGGCCGATACGACTGAGGATGATGGGATCTTTTCATGGACGATTCCGAACAGCATTTCGAGCAAATGTTTGGTGCGAGTGAGCGATGTGGATGGCGATCCAGTCGATGTCAGCAATGCAGTTTTCTCCATTTCGCCGCAATCCTTTCAGTTGAAAATGGTTGCCGATCCCCCTGAAGGTGGCGCGACCGAACCAGCCGTTGGCGATCATAGCTTCAGTGATGGCTCAATCGTTCGCGTGATCGCGTTCCCGGCATCTGGTTATGTTTTTCTCAATTGGACAGGCGATGTCGCAGATCCGAATAATGATACAACCACAGTGACCATGAATGCTGATAAGATAGTCACTGCTCATTTTGCCGCTGTACCTGCTGCTATCGCCGATCTGCGGGCCTCGGTCCAAGGCAGTCACATTTTGTTGGAATGGTCTTCTGTCGATGGGGCCACGAGTTACCATGTCTATCGCGATACGAGTTATAATTTTATTCCAGATCGTGACCATGGCAGCAATCGGATTGCAACTGGGATAACCGATGAAGACCCTGGTACTGAAGGAGTTCAATGGACCGACACCGGGCATGGCGCGCAGATCGTCGGCGATGTGAATCGGAATTATTTTTATCGGGTCACCGCAGTATCCAGTGTTGAATCCGAGCCATCCAATCTTGCCAGCGAGTTTGATTATCAGTTGGTCACTACGGCCAGGACAGATATCAATGAAATTGCAGTCATTATGAACACCCTAAAAGGACGCCAGCCAATTCGAAATGCTGAGGAGCTTGCCCAAGCAATCCCATATTGCACTGACGTCTATTACTGGGACGCAGCGGTTCAGGGCATTGTCGGGCATGTGAAAGGTTTGCCATTTAACAACTTTAATGTTGTCCCTGGCTATCCCTATATGATCAACGTAACGAAAGACACGGTTTGGACAGTTGCCGGGAGTTATGCCGATACCAGTTTTCATTTAATTACCACCAGCAAGACCGATATTAATCATATCGCAGTACCGCTGAGCAAAAACTATTTAACGAATGCAGAACAGCTGGGTCAGGACATCCCCAATTGTACAGATGTTTACGCATGGGATGCAGTGAATCAGGGCCTGATCGGTCACGTGGTCGGATTACCATTTGCCAATTTTGATGTATCAGTCGGACATAGTTATTATGTGAACGTAACTGCTGATACAGTTTGGCCAGCACCTGAAAAAACTGCTGCAACATCTCTCCTCCTATCTGCCTCTGGCAAGTCGAGCAAGGCGGTTGCAAAAGAGGTCAGCAAATCTGGACGAGCAGTTCCTCACACAGTTTATGGCCGCTTAATTTATCCTCAGGATAAAACGATCCGGTCCGAGGATCTGGAGCTGTGTGCCTGGTTGGCGGGACATGAGGGTGAGGTCGAAGCAGCAAATCCTGCAGGCAGCGGTTGCGATGGTGAATTTTGGTGGGTGAGTGTGAGCAGCATCTCCCCAGCTTGGGCAGTGGGTGATACGCTGCAAATTGCCATTCGTGAGAAAAGCGGCAGTTATGTGGGGACCACTTTCGTGGTGTTGAGCGACGCTGGATCTGACAACGCTGGTGTACTGCGGCTGGATCGCGCATCGATCGCCGCCTCTGCGGCTTCAACTTCGCTTCCTGAGCAATTTGTGCTGAATCAAAATTATCCGAACCCATTTAATCCAGCGACTCTAATCTCATTCCAATTGCCTGAAGCTAGAACCGTGACCCTAAAAGTATTCAACCTATTGGGTGATGAAATTCGGACTCTGCTGAATGAAAAGAAGCAAGCTGGCTATCATCAGATTTCCTGGGACGGCAAAAACGATAGCGGCCAGGAGATGCCCTCGGGAATCTATTTGATTAAAATAGAAGCTGGGGAGTTTCGCGCCTATCGAAAGATGGTAAAAATCCGATAG